The stretch of DNA TTCCACCGTCGGCGTTGGTGGGCACTTAAGTGGCGCTGGATATGGTTTCATGGTTCGGAAATATGGACTTACCACAGATAATGTCCTTGATGCGAAGATCGTGGACGTTAATGGCAGAATCCTTGATAAGACTTCAATGGGAGAAGATCTTTTTTGGGCCattagaggaggaggaggcgcAAGTTTTGGAGTAATACTCGCATTCAAAATAAAGTTGGTTCCTGTTCCGGAAAAGGTTACCGTTTTTAGGGCTGAAAGGACCTTGGAAGAGAACGCGACCGATATTGTCTATCGATGGCAGCAAGTCGCTCCGACCACGGATGACAACCTGTTCATGAGGATGCTGATACAGCCCGTGACATCCAAGGTGAAGAAGGGGGAGACGACAATCCGAGCATCGATCGTCGCATTGTTCCTCGGCAAAGCAGAAGACCTGATCACGTTGTTAAGCAAGGAGTTTCCTGAACTAGGTTTGAAGAAGGAAGATGTGACGGAAATGAGTTGGATTGATTCTGTTGTGTGGGCTGGCGCCGGCAATGGCAATGTCACGTCCCCGACAGTCCTCCTCGACCGACACCCCGACACGGCAATCTTCGGGAAGAGGAAATCGGATTACGTGCAGAAACCGATTTCGAAAGCTGGGTTGGAatatatatggaagaaaatGATTGAGCTCGGAAAAGTTGGACTGGTTTTCAATCCTTATGGTGGAAAAATGAACCAAGTACAAGCTTCTGCACTTCCTTTCCCACATCGTGCAGGGAATTTGTTCAAAATCCAGTACTCAATAAGCTGGCAAGATGCAGGAATTGAGGCAGAAAAGAACTTCATAACTCAATCAAGGAGCCTTTACAGTTACATGACTCCTTTCGTGTCCAAGAACCCTAGAAGTGCATATTTGAACTATAGGGATCTTGACATTGGGATCAATCACCATGGTAAGAACAGCTATGCAGAAGGGAAGGTTTATGGAGCCATGTATTTTCATGAAAACTTTGATAGGTTAGTGAAGATCAAGACTGCAGTTGATCCAGACAATTTCTTCCGGAATGAGCAAAGTATCCCTCTGGCATCTTCCTCATAATTAAGGTTTAGGAAATTTTACTCCgatgcattaattaattataatgttgtGATGGTCAGTCGATCGATCGAGatggatgatgattattaatatgtaagattttttctatttcttggcAGCTCTTCGATCGCTAGCTTTTTGCCAAAAGTATCTCTTAATTTGTAGTGatatttattaatctttatttCCCAATTATATCCCTACGACAAAAACAATCAATaggaatgaaaaataaaaaataccccccccccaaaaaaaaaaaaccttaaaagtCATCAATTTTAAGTTGTCCTAAAATTATGTAACTTTGGAATGAAATTTCTCAATGAATCCAATCAAATATGTTCAAATGATGTCGGGTTATTTGGAACCAaacaattttctctctctaaatatatatatatatatatcttttttctagggttttatGTAACGCTCCAAACCCGGTTGGTCTGGAGAATTATTACCTGCCACTTTAGAACATGTTTcacaacacaactaaaataaaactcaaaaactttattcgcaaaactcaatctcaagtactctaaataattatattgaaactctacaaaattattactgcagcaaaataaactaaggagtccaaaatctcccagtagtcataacaaaccaaactaataacttcaaaagtcttactaaacccaagccctagataaaattaaatataaaagacattaaaactaaaggacattaGAATTCCTTCTTCTGACATCCTCTCCcggcttaatcatgctcaccaatctaatccaggtcctcagttggactctccacatcatctgaaaaatattatgaagataaggggtaagttatcaacaactcagtatgcagaggacatatgctagcgtgcaaacatgagcatttacaaagtatagcatgcagaacaaaatattttctagagttatcatgcagaacataacatattttcaaaagtaacagagcgatgattttaagacagtaaaaacccatagtactttggcataacataaactgagtatcgtcatcaaatcaaaacagagcatcaaacagagcagagaccatgtttcacccccgtggtaggattgtgctaaccccggtggccaaaccaggcagagacagaggtgaaatctttcctttattcttctcggagccccgagtgtgcacacaggaaagaccacaataaaaccactttgtttccaaagtgggtgcactcatagacagagaagttggtaccaacccaaacagagcagagcataacagagcagagcagagcagagacagagtcagacaaatataccagtacaccatgccaaaggttttcagatgttatatcaaaataaaattgagtaccaaaacagaatcagacagtttatacacgctgacaacaaaagccaaaacatctttctaaataagtgcacaatttttcatattctcaatatcgctccctttttcctatttcagaaaccacatgatagaatttagctcatgtctacacaatgcatgtcagaatatatttttccttttacacacagatttcatgaataatgcagataagcgaccgaggttgatctctgttttcacaagttcccatcacattacaaaatatgcaagttttcataaaatcaatctcagtcttattaacttgtataaaacctagcataggaaccccgcttatgtgataccccatatgatatggataagggtaggtggtgtatgggatcccacattgcttgggaaggagaagttcttgctctttataaggtttcaatggggctctaattgtatcattggctagtccttttagagtataggccatgtggtttgggccttccactggggcattacaaatggtatcagagcctatcccaaccagaaatgtgggacttgagccgtgccacctacaatggacaggcccgacgaggacgtcgaaAATTTaaagggggtagattgtgataccccatatgatatggataagggtaggtggtgtatgggatctcacattgcttgggaatgataagttcttgctctttataaggttccaaaggggctctaattgtatcattgactagtctttttagagtataggccatgtggtttgcgccttccattggggcgttacagcttacctggacaacttagcttttcagaatttttctcaaaaatgtcgagtcgaatataaatcgtcacctataaaaataatcacataatttccataagttttcaatcaattacggatttcgatatttaagcctaaacttctaaaataacctattttaatatctcaaaacttacaaccctcataatcccaaaatctatcatcacttcctaaaaatcaccaatattcatcatgaccaacatcaaactcaaaacaccaatatttaaacccgaaacagccaacaaatttcatagcataaaccaatctcacacaaacaactccatcatccaatccaattgacccccttactcctcggactcagtccggcacaaccaaccaattcacagtaaatatgacttagcgcagaaatacatttaaatctcaaaagttctttgcaaaaaatacttacaatgttataatataatttttgaaagatcacggaggtgctagaagcggcaacgcagcaacaaaacagtgccaaatgcactgtggccgtgggtctcaaaaacccacttttgaacgggtgtaaacaaagacctgagattgatagggtagggcttagggatatcggtgaaactagtggtggtggtggttggccgtgggtggcagcgcaataggcggttgaagtgcaaaaacacccaaaacggaaatattgatagtggggcttcaccggtgacagatcggaggtggggttgggtccattgaattgctaggaggtcgaggatgatgtggtgagaagatggtggccggaggtggcgcgacggcggcgcagcggcgtaAGGAGTGCTGTGGCTTGGTGGTGTGTGTGGGACCTAACGGCAGCGCGGTTGGAGCTAAGATTACAGGGGGTGGTCACCGGTGGCTAGGGAGGACGgtggtgtcgcgcacggcggcgcgaggcGGCGCGGCTGGGTGGACGaaggaacggacggagagagagggaggagggcGCGCGGGAGAAccaggaagaaaaaagaaagaaaagaaaagaagaaaaagataaaggaagaaaagaaaagaggaagagaaaatgtagggaaagaaatgaggttcaatcctcacatcttgggtcacaaaaatgatccaacggaaatggttttaaaacagcaagtgaaataaaataattcaaacgcagtgattaaaatgaaaataaataattaaacccaataataagctaacttaatatgaaaaacaatttaaatgtattacaacaatcaattataagaaagcaattcagaataattttcacaaaattaaaaacataaaaataaacccattaaaaatccaaccaattttaaaataagagaataaatttttaaattaataacaaataatctttcaattaaaaatacactaaaatacggggtgttacattttaAGATTCAAATTCTAATAGAAGGCTCAAACTAAATGACCTATattccaaaatgactagtcaatgatataattagaatcctattggaaccttataaggagcaagaacttctcattctcaagcaatgtgagatctcatacaccacctacccttatcaaaTGAGATATCACAAATATAACATTTGAACGACAAGACAACATTTGAATGACTAATTGAACAATTAATTTGTTCTACCTTTCAATTTGTTGTTTAAACCAATTGAATGAAATCTAAACATTagaactgtaacgccccaaaacAATAAATGGATAGAGTTCCACctatattttcaaaactttctctttgtatacaaatatatatcaaatacataACTTCCAAACTATTCACAACTATAATACAATGAtcttaaaaaattcaaacaagttCGCCAAGAGCTATTgaattctaaataattacaataCAGATACTCCAACAAAAACTGTAAACTAACTAAAATATGACCATAAGAAAACTCTCTGTACAACCAAAACCATCTTCAAGCAACAAAATTATCAAACCACAGAACTTCCAACCTCCAGTGACTAAACCAAATCCACTATTAAATCTTTGGCTGAAAATCTATCACTTCAAATGAGAAGACTTTCTataactctgaaaaatatttgaaatgaagtGGTGAGCTGTTACGCGTTCAGTAAGTAGAAATTTAATGGGGTGTGggagttgaaattttttttgactataagagaataaattttcaataaaataatgtgagcaataaaattttatctcaaccAACATATTCAGCCAAATATCATATTCAAGGTCACATGATAATAGGGAAATCATCAATATACCACAAAGATATTGTAACACCTAGGCCCAACACCAAGTCCgctttctaaatattttaggTTAAGCATATGAAAAGCCTAGCTGAATTTTTTGAGTACTATTTTACGGGCCCAAATTCATTTATAACGGATATCAAATTTTCTAATGGACTTGTCATTGTAGTTAAATTCTTGGAATATTTCTAGATTGggttaaaaacattttttatgggCCGAGCAAATTTATTGGACAAGTTGTAATAATATAGAGTTTTGGATCAAGGTCCAAAAGTTAGAGAAAAAGCccatttattatatgttatacaCTATCAGATGTGAGCTCAAATACTCTTAATGGCCCTACCCGATCACCCAAAAACCCAACCTGTGTGAATTGGTTTAGTACaattttttaaaccccccaCCATGCACGACTCTAGCACTTCCATGCATGTACGCCTCTCCTCTCTTCAGCtctaggttttctttttttcaatcacCGATatattcacacgttaacttcacAGTTCATGCACATCcctcatgcatttattgttcatCTTCAACCCTAGACTAAGTTGCCGCTACTGCCCTCTTTAGCCATCCTGTTGCTATCATCTCCTCCCTTTGCCACCATGCACCACCTTGGGACAGTGCCTAATGCTTCAAACCTCCCCATGCCTCTCAGTTTTTTTTCAGCCCTGTTGCACTAGTAGCCATCAAGCCGCccttccacactgctgcaacCATGCCACCGTCGCACCACTACATGATTACACCGCATCTCAACCAACCCCCTGAACCACCCTGCATGAGCGCCACCATAAGCCGCCAACCCCGTCTGCTGACCCATACTCCTCAGCCATTCAACACAGAGAAACGCTACCTCACCAATGCCGAAGGACCTCCGCTTTCGCTCCCCAAAACAGAGCAATCTTGACTCAACCAACCCACCACCCTTAAGCCACCGCCTTGCCGATTTCCTCAGCTGCAAAAGATGACACTTCCGCCGCTCCCAGCCACCTTGTAATACCCATACCAACGGAGGTGCCCAATGGAGTTGTTTAGGTATGTAAGTTCTTCTTACTTTCAGTTTTCACCTCCTTTGCATTATTTTTCCCCACTCCCACGTCCAGATCTCTCTTCCCCATCATCTCCCAATTTTTCTCTCACTGATACTATAACTTCCAAAACGTCAACCTCGAAACTGCTAGTTTGCTCACGCATATATAGAGATGATCCCTCCGTTACACGATTGCCGACTTCCATTCTCCCTGTCCAGCAACCAACCGCATACTCCGCCCTCATTCGCCAACCCAACGACAAAGCCACTGCATCACTTGAATCaccgtgctctctctctctctctctctctctctctctctctctctctctctctctacgcgCAGTAGTCCACCCATGCCCAGTAGCAACTCTATCACCCCACCATGTGATAGTCACTGGCAACTGCTACTCACTCAGCTGCCGCACCAACCTCCACCACCGTAACTAGCCTCCCCGAAGCAAAGCCAGCCACCGTCGCTGCTCCTCCCTCAGACGACCACCGAAAGCCACTGCTGTAAGGCCCAAGCGTTGTGAGGCCCGGACCAGTGCGTAAAAAGGCCCAGCCTTTGTCTTGGATGTTTTCAAAACGGTGCCATTTCGGGAAGGTTTGTCTCCTTCCTCAGCTATTTCCCGattccttctccctctctttctcatttcagtttccttttctttttgttccccccaggtctctctctctcccgtaaCCCACTCCCCTTCCCGagttcctctcttctcttcatTGGGTCTATTTGTGAGTCCAAAATTCATGCCCTAATTTTCCTACACATTTTCACTTTCGGtttttccctcaaaatcaaTTTCTCACTCGGTCGCATCTCTCCATTGTAGCAGATCACtgagtttctctctctcgcgtCCCTCTAGTTTTGCCGTTGGTGTTCTCTCTTTAgactcttctctccctcttgcgCAGTGTTTCGTCTTCAggtatatctctctctcttctctctcaagtcGATGCCTTCCTCTTAGTTTGTTTCTCTAGTTTCAAGCATTTCCGGCTTTGAATTTTCTAGGCGGTGCCGCTGTGTTTTTCCCCACTCCGAATTCCCTCATTAGACACTCActctcttccatttctctctgtttctcttctATCTGCGAAGTGGTTAATCTCCTTGTTGTGGTGTTGACGTTGAGCTCTATTGGATGGGTAAGGAAACCGTGTGCcattttacattgtttttcaTGGTGTAAATTAGTGGCTTTTAATTGTTTGATCGTTGGaaaaatttcttctatttataatcGAAGTTGAGGGCTTTGTAATCTGATagtgttttgttgttgaagaagGATTATAAAGGGTGGCTTTTGGGTTTTGACGAGGTGGTGAGGGAGGAGTTTTGAAATTGTGTAATGTTGTTTTGGTTGAATTGTTGGATTTGACGTGGTTGTGTGGGAGGCGTTTTCTAACTGTTCACGGTTGTGTTGGCTGATctaagttttgaattatttgggtTGGATGTGCGGTAATCCAAATGGATGCTCAGAGTTGAATAGGTGTTGTTTTTGTACTGTTTGGGTTTTTatactgtaacgccccaaacccgattagcctggagaattactacttgtaacttaagaacatgttttccaacacaactaaaataaaactccaaaactttatttgcaaaactcaatctcatgtacttaccaccacattgaaaactccacgaagtcattactgcaacaaaataaactaaggagtccacaatctcccggtagtcataacaaaccaaactaataacttcataagtcttactaaacccaagcccaatatataaataaatctaaaagacattaaaactaaagaacatcagaattccttcttctaacatcctctcccagcttaatcatgctcaccaatctaatctaggtcctcagttggactctccacatcatctgaaaaatattatgaagataaggggtgggtaatcaacaactcagtatgcagaggacatatgctagcgtgcaaacatgagcatttacaaagtatagcatgcagaacaaaatattttctagagttatcatgcagagcataaaatattttcaaaagtaacagagtgaTAGTTTTTAGACatgtaaaacccataatactttggcataacataaactgagtatcatcatcagatcaaaacagagcatcacacaaAGTagataccatgtttcacccccgtggtagggttgtgctaaccccggtggccgaaccaggcagagacagaggtgaaatctttcctttattcttctcggagccccgagtgtgcacacaggaaagaccacaataaaaccactttgtttccaaagtgagtgcactcagagatagagaagttggtaccaacccaaacagagcagagcaaagtaGAGATAGAGTCacatacaaataccagtacaccatgccaaaggtttttagatgttatatcaaaataatacagagtaccaaaacagaatcagacagtttacacacactgacaacaaaagccagaacatctttttaaataaatgcacaatttttcatattctcatcATCGCTCCCTTTTTTTAGATTTCAGAAActacatgatagaatttagctcatgtctacacaatgtatgttagaacatattttttctttttcaaaaaaaattgatgaataatgcagataagcgaccgagTTTGATcgttgtttttcccaagttcccattacatcacaaaatatgaaAGTTTTCATAaggtcaacctcagtcttattaacttgtttaaaacctagcataggaaccccgcttacctgaacaacttaatttttcacaattttcctcaaaaatgtcgagtcgaatataaatcgtcacctataaaaataatcacataatttctgtaagttttcaatcaatcacggatttcgatgtttaagcctaagcttctaaaataacctattttaattcgccaaaacttaaaaccctcgtaatctcaaaatatatcatcactttctaaaatcatcaatatccaccataaccaacgtcaaactcaaaacacaaatatttaaacccgaaacagctaACAAATCTcacagcataaaccaatcacacaaacaactccatcatccaatccaaccgacccccttactcctcgaactcagtccaGCACAACTAAcaaattcacaataaatatgatttagcgcagaaatacatttaaatctcaaaatttctttgggaaaaatatttacaatgctatgatataatttttgaaagatcacgaagatgctagaagcggcaacacagcaacaaaacagtgccaaatgcactatggtcgtgagtctcaaaaacccacttttgaacgggtgtaaacgaagatcCGAGATTGAtggggtagggcttagggatgtcggtgaagctagtggtggtggtggttggccgtgggtggcggcgtagagggcggtcgaaggctaaaatacccaaaacggaaatattgagGGTGGGACTTCACCGGTGatagatcggaggtggggttgggtccattgggttgctaggaggtcgaagatgatgtggtgagaagatggtggccagaggtggcgcgacggcggcacaGTGTCGCAAGGAGTGCCGTGGcatggtgtggtgcgtgggggctatcggcggcaAGATAGGGGCTagaaatggaggggtggggtcGCCGGCCTGTGGGGGAGGTAGTGGGCTGGGCGGCGTTGCCGGACGGTGGCTCACGGCGGAgggctggggaggagaagaaatcgcACGGGGAAAGGGGAGTTGCGGCGCGCGGGAagcagaggaagaaaaagaaaaagaataaaaggacaagaataaaagaagaaaaagaaaagagagaagtaGGGAAATAAATTAGGTCCAATCCTAATatcttaggtcacaaaaatgatccaacggaaacgattttaaaacagcaagtaaaataaaataattcaaatgtaatgattaaaatgaaaataaataattaaacccagcaataagttaatttaatatgaaaaaaaatttaaatgtattacaaaaatcaattataagaaagcacttcagaataattctcacaaaattaaaatcataaaaataaacccactaaaaatccaaccaattttaaaacaagagaataaaattttaaattaataacaaataatctttcaattaaaaaaaatactaaaatacggggtgttacatatacAACCGTTGAAGTGGAGGTTAAATTATTTGGAGTATTATTATGgttgttttggttgagttgtaggagattgcttggagttaggggccattGTAGTGggattgatattttataatttgtgttTGACGTTGACTTTGGTGAGTGATTAGGATAATATCAAAGATTAGTACATGGTACTTGAGTTGAAATGCGGGCTatccaattttattatttggttgtcttagtgagttgtttttgttattatatggtttgggattgtgggtttttaattattagatggaagttATGCCAATTGTCGTTTAATACTcggtgtatatattttgtttctataaaTAGGTGACTAGGTTTttagagaccgtattcaaggcGTAGATAATACGCtacaggagtcaggtaagcagggtttctatgctagaccttacacgaattattgagactgaggttgactttctgaaaactttgcaaatttttgtgataaaatgagaacttgggaaaaaccaacATCGGAcgcttatttgcattactcatgaaatctgtatgaaaaagagaaaatattttctgacatgcattgtatagacatgagctaaatttcgTCATGATgtctctgaaatttgaaaaagagcgatatggagaatctgaaaatttgtgcatttctttagaaagatgctccgacttttattttcagtatgtgagagtgatctgattatgttttggtactctgttttattttgatatggcatctgaaaacctttggcatggtgcaCTGATTTTTTGTCTGACTTGGTCTCTGCTctactctgttatgctctgctctgttgggttggtaccaacttctctgtctctgagtgcactcactttggaaacaaaatggttttattgtggtctttcctgtgtgcacactcggggctccgagaagaataagggaaagatttcacctctgtcttgGCCCAATTTGACCACcgaggatagcacaaccctaccacgggggtgaaacatggtctctgctctataagatgctctgttttgatttgaagatgatgctcagtttatgttatgccaaagtactatgggtttttacttgtcttaaaaccatcgctctgttactcttgaaaatatgttctgttctgcatgatacctatggaaattattttgttttacatgctatactttgtaaatgctcatgtttgcatgctagcatatgtcctctacttactgagttgttgataactcaccccctattgttataatatttttcagatgatttggagagtccaactgaggacctggattagattggtgagcatgattaagctgaagagaggatgttagaagaaggaattctgatgtcctttagttttaatgtcttttagatttaattatatcttgggtttagtaagacttatgaaattattagtttggtttgttatgacttcCGGGAGATTGTGGGcttcttagtttattttgctacagtaatgactttgtagagttttcaatgtggttatttagaatacatgagattgagttttgctaataaagttttggagttttattttagttgtgttgggaaacatatTCTTAAGTAACAgatagtaattctccaggccaaccgggtttggggtgttacaactGCCCAACCAAAGCGTCGACAGCACCACCACCTCTGTTTTTCTCACTCAAAACAGATATTTTTACCACTGAACCATCGTACCTCACTAGCCACTC from Juglans regia cultivar Chandler chromosome 4, Walnut 2.0, whole genome shotgun sequence encodes:
- the LOC118348261 gene encoding berberine bridge enzyme-like 21; the protein is MGKSNPFLYLPTPRMFPLICLFLLFQVSDSWAASDSAHNAFVQCLSSQTKQPDQISKIVYAQNNPSYSSVLRAYIRNARFNTTLTPKPVIIVTPTEESHVQAAVICAKKNGIHIRIRSGGHDYEGVSYVSQDPFVVLDMFNLRSVVVDAKEETAWVQVGATLGEVYYNIWQKSKLHGFPAGVCSTVGVGGHLSGAGYGFMVRKYGLTTDNVLDAKIVDVNGRILDKTSMGEDLFWAIRGGGGASFGVILAFKIKLVPVPEKVTVFRAERTLEENATDIVYRWQQVAPTTDDNLFMRMLIQPVTSKVKKGETTIRASIVALFLGKAEDLITLLSKEFPELGLKKEDVTEMSWIDSVVWAGAGNGNVTSPTVLLDRHPDTAIFGKRKSDYVQKPISKAGLEYIWKKMIELGKVGLVFNPYGGKMNQVQASALPFPHRAGNLFKIQYSISWQDAGIEAEKNFITQSRSLYSYMTPFVSKNPRSAYLNYRDLDIGINHHGKNSYAEGKVYGAMYFHENFDRLVKIKTAVDPDNFFRNEQSIPLASSS